Genomic DNA from Streptomyces sp. GS7:
GGCAGACCATCTGGCGCACCCTGGCGAACCCTGGCGAATGGTCGCACCGCATGTCACCGGCCCGTTACTGTCAACTCAGTCGAGGAACCTGGGGGCTTGACGTGAACAGGGAGCCGAACACCCGTCTCGCGGATCTTTTCGGCCTGGCCGGCTGGTCCAAAGGAGAGCTGGCGAGGCTGGTCAACCGGCAGGCGGCGGCCATGGGCCATCCGCAGCTGGCAACCGACACCTCGCGGGTACGGCGCTGGATCGACATGGGGGAGACGCCCCGGGATCCGGTGCCCAAGGTCCTGGCTTCCCTCTTCACCGAGCGCCTCGGCCGTGTCGTAACCATCGAGGACCTCGGGTTCGCCAGAACCGGTCGCTCGGGGAAGCGGCAGGCCATGGACGGTCTGCCGTGGGCTCCCGAACGGACCGCCGCGGTCCTCACGGAATTCACGGGAATGGACCTCATGCTCAATCGACGCGGCTTGGTGGGTGCGGGCGCTGCGCTCGCCGCGGGCTCCGCACTCACCGGCGCCATGCACGACTGGCTGCACACCGACCCGGCCTCTACCGCCCTGCGCCACGACGATCCGCTCGCCCACTCCTCCCTGCACGAACTCGACCAGATCGGCCTCGACCGCTACGAGGCGGCCCCCGTGGGGTCGCAGGAGATCGACGCGCTGGAGCGCTCGGTCGAAGTCTTCCGCGCCTGGGACGCGGCCCGCGGGGGCGGGCTGCAGCGCAAGGCCGTGGTGGGCCAGCTCAACGAGGTCGGCGGCATGCTCGCCTACCGCCACCCCGACCACCTCCAGCGCAGGCTCTGGGGCGTCGCGGCCAACCTCGCCGTACTGGCCGGCTGGATGTCCCACGACGTCGGCCTGGAACCCACCGCCCAGAAGTACTTCATCATCGCCGCCCATGCGGCCCGCGAGGGCGGCGACCGCCCGCGGGCCGGCGAGGCGCTCTCCCGGGCCGCGCGCCAGATGGTCCACCTGGGCCGTCCGGACGACGCCCTCGACCTGATGAAGCTGGCCCAGTCCGGATCGGGTGGCGAGATCCTCCCGCGGACCCGCGCCATGCTGCACACCATCGAGGCGTGGGCCCAGGCGTCGAAGGGGCACGGCCAGGCGATGCGCCGCACGCTCGGCGAGGCGGAGGAGCTGTTCGTCTCGGACAAGGGCGATGTGCCGCCGCCGTGCTGGATGCAGATGTTCGACGAGGCGGACCTCCACGGCATGCAGGCGCTGGCGTTCCGTACGCTCGCCGAGCACGACCCGTCGGCCGCCAAGATCGCCCAGAGCCATGCCAGGAAGGCCCTCCAGTTGCGGGAGCAGGGCCGTCAGCGGTCGCAGATCTTCGACTACATCTCGATGGCCTCGGCCTGCTTCATCGGCGACGACCCCGAACAGGCCGACCGCTACGCCCGGCTGGCGCTGGTCTCCATCGGCGAGAACTCCTCGCACCGCACCTGGGACCGGCTCCGCGAGATGTTCCGGCTCACCGGCCAGTACGCCAACTTCGGCAAGATCCAGGATCTGCGCGAGGAGATCCAGCAGGTCCTGCCGAAGGCGAAGCCACGGCCCAAGGGAGCGGCGCTGGGGCCGGGAATCGGGACGGGACCGAACTTCTCCGTCTGAGCAGCACCCGCGCTACGGGCGTGGCGCCGAGCCCCGCCGCGCGGTTCCTCCCGGCCGCTCCGGCACACCGTGCGACCGCGTGGGCGTCAACGTGTGCCACGATCCGCGTTCGCCACGATTCGCATCCGCCGTCAACAACCGATCAACAACAACCCATCAGCAACCATGCTCGACCGATCGTCACCCCTTCCCGACCGGCCTCGACCGACCCCAACGGATCGATGCCAGCGGGAATATGACGAGCCGTCAACCCACTCCGAACTCCTCACCGACCCCGACCCCCTCGGGGCGACCGGCATCCCCACAGCCGGTCCGCCCTCGGCCGCCGCGGTGTCGTGTCAGCCGCCGACCCTGGCGATCAGCACACACGCGTCATCCTCGCGCTCGGTGCTGCCGAACTCCTCGACCACGACACGGACGCTGTCCTGTGCGTTGCGGGCCGCGCTGAACCGCGGTGCCAGGGCCAGCAGTTGTTCGGCGCCCTCATGGGCGCTCTGCGGACCGTGGGTGCGACGCGGGGCGAGCCCGTCGGTGTGCAGGACGAGCAGATCGCCGGGCTCCAGCCGTTCGGCGCGCTCGGCGTAGGTCGCACCTGAGGTGGCCCCGAGCAGGACACCCTCGGGCGGGTCCAGTGCGCGCCCCGTGCCGCCTCGGAAGAGCAGCGGGGCGGGGTGCCCGGCCTGGGCCCACTCCAGCGTGCGCGCCTCGGGGTCGAACCGGCAGCACACCGCGCTGCCCAGCGCCGGCTGGGCGGAGGTGTCCAGCAGCTGGTTGAGAAAGCCCATCAGCGGCCCGGGCCGGTGGCCCGCGACGGCCATCCCGCGCAGCGCGCCGAGCACCATCGCCATCCCGGACGTCGCGGCGACGCCGTGCCCGGTGAGGTCGCCGACGCTCAGCAGGGTCTTGCCGTCGGGGAGTTGCAGGGCGTCGTACCAGTCCCCGCCGATCAGCGCGGACGTCCCCGCCGGAAGGTAGCGCCCGGCCAGGTCGAGGGTGACGGGCCCGCCCTGCGGGAACCGCAGGGAGCCGCGCCATGGCGGCAGCACGGCTTCCTGCAGCTCGACCGCAAGCCGGTGCTCGGTCTGCGCGATATGCCGTTGGCGCTGCAGCGAGTCACGGGTCTCGCGCACCGCCATCTGGCTGCGGCGCAGCTCGCTGACGTCCCGGAGGACGGCCCACATGCAGGCCGTGCTGCCGTCGGCGTCCAGCACCGGCTCGCCCACCATGTGCACCGTGCGGACGCCGGCGTCGGCGCGCACGATGCGGAATTCGCCGTCGATCGGCCGGCCGTCCACCAGGCAGTCCGTGACCATCACGGCGAGTGACTCCTGGTCGTCGGCGTGCACCAGGGACGGCAGTTCGTCAAGGGTCAGCGGGCCCTCGGAAGGATCCCGGCCGAACATCGTGAAGAGCTCGTCGGACCAGCTCACCTCGTCGGTGAGCAGGTTCCACTCGGCGCTGCCCACCCGGCGCAGCAGCGCGCCGCGCTCATGGGTCTCCGGCTCGGGCGGGGCCATCGGCGGCTCGGCGCACGGCTCCGGCTCCTCCTCCGCGATCTCGGCGGGCAGGCCCTCTCTGAGCTGGTCGAGGTGACCGCCGAGGTCGTCCAGGTGGTGGACGGCGAGATCGCACAACGCCCGCTGCCAGCGCAGCTGCGGGTCGGCGGCGAGATCAGCTGCCACCGAGGACTCTCTGCGCACCGCGTCGAGACCACCGCGCAGGCTGCGGGCCTGCGAGATGAGTGCCTCGACCGCGTCGCGCTCGGGTGTCCGATCGGCTGGGTGATCCGCGAAGAGAGGGGGCGGCATGACGTACTCCGTGATCAGGCGGCGCCGGGTCGTATGGGCCGGTAACGACTCTTGCACAGGCTGCGACCGTCCGTAAGGGATTTGGCATTACCCGATACGGTGGTGCACCTGTCATATGCCAACGGCCTCCCGGCGGCAGCCTCTGCCGAATCTGCGGAATGCCGGCTTCCACGCTAGGCTGCGGGCCGCCGTACAGCTGTCTACCCCGCCGATCCACGGTGGGAACGACGCATAGGGCCCGCGGTCACCGGCAAGAATGCCGGTCAGCGGAAATCCCGTTGCCAGCCTGTCCCCCGCACCGGATGCTGACCTCATGTTCGATCCAGACATAGCGCCCAGTGGCACCCTGCTCGGCCTCCTCCAGCGAGGCCGCGGCGACGGGACCCTGCATGCCCTCGCGGCGCCGCGGGCCGAGGCGCTCGCGGCACTCAACGACAGCGTGCTGCGCGACCCCCGCCGCGACTGGCAGGTCGAGAACCGCTCGCTCTACTACGCGCGCCTCTACATGCAGCTCGACGGCGGGCTCGAAGAGATCGAACGCCACCTCTTCCACCCCGACGACCTCACCGACGCCGGCGAGGAGCGCACCGGCCTCGCCCTCTCCGTCCTCGGCCACCTCGCCGCGTACGGCAGGGACGCCGCCCGGCTGCTGCTGCGCAGCTACGCCGCGGCCGGCAGCAACTGGCGCTGGGCGCTGGACGAGCTCGCGCTGCGCGACGACGACGCCGGGCTGATGACCCTGGCCCCCGCCGTCCTGGCGCGCTTCCCCGAGACCGAGGAGGGCGCGGCCGGGCTGGCCGCCGCCGTCCGCGACGCCTTCGAACCCCGGCCCTGGCGTCTGTGGGCCGAGGACCCCCGGTACGGCGCACGGCTGGCCGCCGCCGGGGAGCAGGGCTCCTTCGACCGCTGGCAGCGGCAGCTGCGGCCCCGCGGGCCGCGGCCCGGCTGGAGCGTCACCGAGGTACTGGACTGGGCCCAGCAGGAGCTGGACCCGCGCCACGGGGAGCACCGGCACATCGCCGCCGCCCGCTGCCTGAGCGCCGTCGCCGGACCGGAGGACCGCCCCGAACTGCTGCGCGCGGCGCGCACCGGACCGGACACGGCGCGCGCCGCCGTCCTTCACCACCTCGCCGAACGCGGCGACGCCGAGGTCCTCGACCTCATCGAGGCCGCGGTCGCCGATCCGCTGTCCTCCGGGCAGCTGACCGCCGCCGCGCTCGCCTCGTACGAGCGGATGCGCAGTGTGGCCGCCGTCGAGCGGGCCCGGGTCTGGGCCGCGCGGACGGACCGGCTGGGCGCGTCCGCCGCCGCGATGCTGGCCCGGCGCGGCGCCCGGCGCGACACCGAGCTGGTGCTGGCCGCGCTGCGCCGCACGGTGCGCGAGGAGGGGCCGGACGCGCACGGACTCTGGGAACTGGTCGACGGCGCCGGCCGCCTCGGCGTCGCCTGCGCGGCCCCCGTGCTGCGCCACGTCTACCGCGAGACGTCCTCCTCCCAGCTCCGCGGCCGGGCCGCCGGGGCGCTCGCCGTCACCGACCCGGGCTTCGCGGCGGGCTTCGCCGTCGAGTGCCTGTGGGACTGCGAGGAGACCACCCGCGAACTGGCCGCCCGGCACGCCGCCACCGGCGACGACCGGGTCGTCGAGCAACTCCGCCGGCTGGCCGCCGACCCGGCCGAGGAAGCCGAGGTCCAGACGGCCGTCCGCAGCCGCTTCGGCCCGGACGCCTCGGCCGTGTGAGCGGTGCGGGAGGGCTGCGCGCCGCCGCTGTCCTGAGGCGGCGGGCGGCCGGCCGGCCGGGCGGTGCCGCCCCCTCCGCGGGGGAACGCTCATGGGACGTTCGCCGGTTGGAAAGATCCCCTTGGTCCGGTCCACGCACGGTGCGTGGACAACAGCGGTATGCGTGTCGTCATCGTCACCGAATCCTTCCCGCCCGATGTCAACGGCGTCGCCCACTGCGCCCTGGAGACCGCCCGGCATCTGGTCCGGCGCGGGCATGAGCCGCTGGTCATCGCGCCGCTCGGTGGCTCCGCGCCGGCCGCCGGTTCGTACGGGTACGAGAGCCCGTGCCCTGTGGTGCGGGTGCCGTCGATGCCGTTGCCCGGGTACCCGCAGGTGCGGATCGCGCTGCCGGGGCGGCGGCTGTCCGCGGCGCTGGCCGGGCACCGGCCCGATCTGGTGCATCTGGCCAGCCCGTTCGTCCTCGGTGCGCGGGGGATGGCGGCGGCGGCGCGGCGGCGGGTGCCGGCGGTCGCGGTGTACCAGACCGACATGGGGCGTTACGCCCGTACCTATCTGGGGCGCGGCGGGCCGACGGCCTGGCGGCGGATCCGGGCGGTGCACGCGGCCGCCGATCTCACGCTCGCGCCCTCCAGTTCGGCGCTGCTGGATCTGACCGAGCACGGTGTGCCGCGGGTGCGGCTGTGGCCGCGCGGGGTGGACTCGGAGCGGTTCGACCCCGGCAGGCGGGACGCGGTGCTGCGCAGTTCGCTGCTGGCCGGGCGGGAGCTGCTGGTGGGGTACGTGGGGCGG
This window encodes:
- a CDS encoding glycosyltransferase family 4 protein: MRVVIVTESFPPDVNGVAHCALETARHLVRRGHEPLVIAPLGGSAPAAGSYGYESPCPVVRVPSMPLPGYPQVRIALPGRRLSAALAGHRPDLVHLASPFVLGARGMAAAARRRVPAVAVYQTDMGRYARTYLGRGGPTAWRRIRAVHAAADLTLAPSSSALLDLTEHGVPRVRLWPRGVDSERFDPGRRDAVLRSSLLAGRELLVGYVGRLAPEKDVRLLAETSRLPGVRTVVIGEGPSAAGLRAQLPEVRFLGRRTGDELARLYASLDVFVHTGPYETFCQTVQEAMASGVPVVAPGAGGPLDLVDHGRTGLLVPPGDGGAVRDAVRLLGGSAELRVRYGAAGRRAVADRTWEAVGDQLLGYYDDVLADRTAVAA
- a CDS encoding HEAT repeat domain-containing protein, which translates into the protein MFDPDIAPSGTLLGLLQRGRGDGTLHALAAPRAEALAALNDSVLRDPRRDWQVENRSLYYARLYMQLDGGLEEIERHLFHPDDLTDAGEERTGLALSVLGHLAAYGRDAARLLLRSYAAAGSNWRWALDELALRDDDAGLMTLAPAVLARFPETEEGAAGLAAAVRDAFEPRPWRLWAEDPRYGARLAAAGEQGSFDRWQRQLRPRGPRPGWSVTEVLDWAQQELDPRHGEHRHIAAARCLSAVAGPEDRPELLRAARTGPDTARAAVLHHLAERGDAEVLDLIEAAVADPLSSGQLTAAALASYERMRSVAAVERARVWAARTDRLGASAAAMLARRGARRDTELVLAALRRTVREEGPDAHGLWELVDGAGRLGVACAAPVLRHVYRETSSSQLRGRAAGALAVTDPGFAAGFAVECLWDCEETTRELAARHAATGDDRVVEQLRRLAADPAEEAEVQTAVRSRFGPDASAV
- a CDS encoding DNA-binding protein NsdB, with amino-acid sequence MNREPNTRLADLFGLAGWSKGELARLVNRQAAAMGHPQLATDTSRVRRWIDMGETPRDPVPKVLASLFTERLGRVVTIEDLGFARTGRSGKRQAMDGLPWAPERTAAVLTEFTGMDLMLNRRGLVGAGAALAAGSALTGAMHDWLHTDPASTALRHDDPLAHSSLHELDQIGLDRYEAAPVGSQEIDALERSVEVFRAWDAARGGGLQRKAVVGQLNEVGGMLAYRHPDHLQRRLWGVAANLAVLAGWMSHDVGLEPTAQKYFIIAAHAAREGGDRPRAGEALSRAARQMVHLGRPDDALDLMKLAQSGSGGEILPRTRAMLHTIEAWAQASKGHGQAMRRTLGEAEELFVSDKGDVPPPCWMQMFDEADLHGMQALAFRTLAEHDPSAAKIAQSHARKALQLREQGRQRSQIFDYISMASACFIGDDPEQADRYARLALVSIGENSSHRTWDRLREMFRLTGQYANFGKIQDLREEIQQVLPKAKPRPKGAALGPGIGTGPNFSV
- a CDS encoding PP2C family protein-serine/threonine phosphatase, which translates into the protein MPPPLFADHPADRTPERDAVEALISQARSLRGGLDAVRRESSVAADLAADPQLRWQRALCDLAVHHLDDLGGHLDQLREGLPAEIAEEEPEPCAEPPMAPPEPETHERGALLRRVGSAEWNLLTDEVSWSDELFTMFGRDPSEGPLTLDELPSLVHADDQESLAVMVTDCLVDGRPIDGEFRIVRADAGVRTVHMVGEPVLDADGSTACMWAVLRDVSELRRSQMAVRETRDSLQRQRHIAQTEHRLAVELQEAVLPPWRGSLRFPQGGPVTLDLAGRYLPAGTSALIGGDWYDALQLPDGKTLLSVGDLTGHGVAATSGMAMVLGALRGMAVAGHRPGPLMGFLNQLLDTSAQPALGSAVCCRFDPEARTLEWAQAGHPAPLLFRGGTGRALDPPEGVLLGATSGATYAERAERLEPGDLLVLHTDGLAPRRTHGPQSAHEGAEQLLALAPRFSAARNAQDSVRVVVEEFGSTEREDDACVLIARVGG